The following proteins come from a genomic window of Myroides odoratus DSM 2801:
- a CDS encoding SusC/RagA family TonB-linked outer membrane protein → MRKTKRLLATLLFCFSLLSAQAHDKKTPILVRDAETLLPLPGVTIENMSKKEYSFTLEDGSFDLQVEEKETIQLRLSYLGYQEQFITIDGTSLPETIDLLIEENVLDGIIITGYTKQSKGRTTGAVGKIEAKALNQLQVSSMDQALQGQVPGLYVASPSGQPGTPGRVTIRGIGSLQDENTNPLYILNGMPISPETFTALPPEDFEDITVLKDAAATAQYGSRGANGVIVITSKKGMANTPLQVTYQTQYGFAQANNSKWDMMNTNQRLEFEELLQDPDLPGWAYSQKNPYKIVNGTTVAKTDEDYINDTQRLNQIRQTNIDWRKKILRKGIIQSHALSLTSGNEKTQHYTAFNYYKQEGVLYNSGLERFNINSNIHHQSKRFKADFFINLAQSNSKESESDFDVSETNPVASLYFALPYENPYDENGQLQPGANRFGTNALAMYQDVNRKTIGLKGVLSGNFSYALTDELKLTSTLGVDYSKYSNTHIIKPDTYFGELVEEGGQGMYSQGDQNKISTMSNFGFNYRTQWDKHEIEAIGLVEMNRYKYDYHGFTGFGLIHGLDQTPSGITPGTPENDFIPKVEGGASENLLVSQIALLRYSYENKYTLSGSVRRDGSSRVPSANRYKYFYALGGNWNMKYEDFLIDNEVISTARMRISYGLTGNANGFASDFGYRRLYGPGQYNGQTGLVPTTPGNANYNWEMNRIFDLGLEVGFFKNRLVAEIDFYNRITSDLFIDRTLSMTSGFESLPSNLGKIRNRGVEFKIAGDIIRQGDFTWNMGLNLAFNKNKILSLGEEDDIVTEDYSIHQVGKSLGHFYMVRWAGVNSQTGAPQYLDKEGNITDVYDPENAVLVKGSFDPSWKGGITTSFRYKNVEVSALFSFIKGMYRLNTGEFYRTSADPNYRIYNQSTSMLDFWQKPGDESSNPHPSHTRYLTDRELQRADYLKLRNLNVNYKFTDLGRAGKFIKEVNVFAQGSNLITWTKWKGQDPEDDNNWYQYEYPLPRTITAGLKVIF, encoded by the coding sequence ATGCGTAAAACAAAAAGGCTCTTAGCCACCTTACTCTTTTGTTTCAGCTTATTGAGTGCACAAGCACACGATAAAAAAACGCCGATTTTAGTGCGAGATGCCGAAACTTTACTCCCTTTACCTGGAGTGACAATTGAGAATATGAGCAAAAAAGAATATAGTTTCACTTTAGAGGATGGTTCCTTTGATCTACAAGTAGAAGAAAAAGAAACCATCCAATTGCGATTGTCTTACTTAGGATATCAAGAGCAATTCATCACCATTGACGGTACTAGTCTACCGGAAACTATCGATTTACTTATTGAAGAAAACGTCTTAGACGGCATTATCATAACGGGATATACCAAACAATCAAAAGGAAGAACAACAGGTGCTGTTGGGAAAATTGAAGCAAAAGCACTCAATCAATTACAGGTTAGCTCAATGGATCAAGCCTTACAAGGACAAGTTCCAGGTTTATATGTTGCTTCGCCATCCGGACAACCAGGCACACCAGGTCGTGTTACCATCCGCGGAATTGGTTCCTTACAAGATGAAAATACCAATCCGCTTTACATCTTAAATGGCATGCCTATTTCGCCGGAAACCTTTACCGCTCTTCCCCCCGAAGACTTTGAGGATATTACGGTATTAAAGGATGCCGCTGCGACTGCTCAATACGGTTCTAGAGGAGCCAATGGTGTTATTGTGATTACTTCCAAAAAAGGGATGGCCAATACCCCTTTACAAGTAACCTATCAAACCCAATATGGTTTTGCACAAGCCAACAACAGCAAATGGGATATGATGAATACCAACCAACGCTTGGAATTTGAGGAACTATTACAAGATCCTGATTTACCAGGTTGGGCGTATTCTCAAAAAAATCCATACAAAATAGTGAATGGCACAACCGTTGCCAAAACGGACGAAGATTATATAAATGATACACAACGGTTGAATCAAATCAGACAAACCAATATCGATTGGCGTAAAAAGATTTTGCGCAAAGGGATTATTCAATCTCACGCCTTGAGTTTAACCAGTGGAAATGAAAAAACACAACACTATACTGCTTTCAATTATTACAAGCAAGAAGGTGTTTTGTATAATTCAGGCTTAGAACGATTTAATATTAACTCCAATATTCACCACCAAAGTAAACGATTTAAAGCCGATTTTTTTATCAACTTGGCACAAAGCAACAGTAAAGAGTCGGAATCGGATTTTGACGTCAGCGAAACCAACCCTGTAGCCTCTCTTTACTTTGCTTTGCCTTATGAAAATCCTTATGATGAAAATGGGCAATTGCAACCAGGCGCTAATCGCTTCGGAACAAATGCATTGGCCATGTATCAAGACGTGAATCGAAAAACGATTGGTTTAAAAGGAGTACTTTCTGGGAATTTCTCTTATGCCTTGACGGATGAATTGAAATTAACCTCAACGCTTGGGGTGGATTATAGCAAATACTCCAATACCCACATCATCAAACCCGATACTTATTTTGGTGAATTAGTTGAAGAAGGAGGACAAGGGATGTACAGCCAAGGCGATCAAAATAAAATCAGTACGATGAGTAATTTTGGTTTTAATTATAGAACCCAATGGGACAAACATGAAATAGAAGCCATTGGATTAGTAGAGATGAATCGCTATAAATACGATTACCACGGATTTACTGGATTTGGGTTAATTCACGGATTGGATCAAACGCCTTCAGGTATTACACCTGGAACACCAGAAAACGATTTTATTCCCAAAGTAGAAGGTGGTGCATCAGAAAACCTATTGGTTTCTCAAATCGCCTTGTTGCGCTATTCGTATGAAAACAAATACACCCTGAGTGGTAGTGTAAGACGCGATGGTTCTTCTCGTGTTCCCTCAGCAAATCGCTACAAGTATTTCTATGCATTAGGCGGAAACTGGAACATGAAATACGAAGATTTCCTTATTGACAACGAAGTAATCTCTACCGCAAGAATGCGTATTAGTTACGGATTAACTGGAAATGCCAATGGGTTCGCTAGTGATTTTGGTTACCGTCGTTTATATGGCCCTGGGCAATACAATGGACAAACGGGATTGGTGCCAACAACACCAGGGAATGCCAACTACAATTGGGAGATGAATCGCATTTTCGATCTAGGTCTTGAGGTGGGATTCTTTAAAAATCGCCTCGTTGCAGAAATTGATTTCTACAACCGAATTACGAGTGATTTATTTATTGACCGCACCTTATCTATGACTTCTGGTTTTGAATCCCTTCCTTCAAATCTAGGAAAAATCCGCAACCGAGGCGTAGAGTTCAAAATCGCTGGAGATATTATCAGACAGGGGGATTTCACTTGGAATATGGGACTTAACTTGGCTTTCAACAAGAATAAAATCCTCAGCTTAGGAGAGGAAGACGATATCGTCACTGAAGATTACTCCATCCATCAGGTAGGAAAATCATTGGGCCACTTTTATATGGTGCGTTGGGCAGGCGTGAACTCCCAAACAGGAGCACCTCAATATTTAGACAAAGAGGGCAATATTACGGATGTTTATGATCCAGAAAATGCTGTTTTAGTGAAAGGGAGTTTTGATCCCTCTTGGAAAGGTGGAATCACGACGAGTTTCCGATACAAAAACGTAGAAGTAAGTGCGTTATTTTCATTCATCAAAGGAATGTATCGTTTGAATACGGGAGAGTTCTATCGTACCTCAGCGGATCCGAATTACCGCATTTACAACCAATCGACTAGCATGTTAGATTTCTGGCAAAAACCAGGAGATGAAAGCAGTAATCCACATCCAAGCCATACTAGATACTTAACCGATCGTGAGCTACAACGTGCAGATTATCTGAAACTGAGAAATTTAAATGTCAACTACAAATTCACTGATTTAGGTCGAGCGGGTAAATTCATCAAAGAAGTAAATGTCTTTGCACAAGGGTCGAATTTAATTACGTGGACCAAATGGAAAGGACAAGATCCTGAAGATGACAACAATTGGTACCAATATGAATATCCTCTTCCCCGCACCATCACAGCAGGTTTAAAAGTAATTTTCTAA